A segment of the Candidatus Protochlamydia naegleriophila genome:
TTAAACTATACCTATCGCGGCAGTGCTGTTTCCAGCCTGAGTAACGGAGCGCAGTTTACGATCGATTTCGAATACGACGGAGCCGGACGGCAGATACGCTCTTTCCACAAGACAGCAGATGGAATTAAGCGTGTCGAATGGTCCTACGACGCCTGTGGAGAGCGCATTCAAACAAGTGAATGGTTCAGTCCTCAAAGCGATGGCTTTGTGGCGAAAATCGAAGAAAAAGATGCTTGGCAGCAAACGACAGCTACTCGTCTAGAAGATGCCTATGGGAATATTCAGCGCAGAGTAGAAAATACTCAAAAGCCAGAGGCGTTGTTTACGCAAGAATTGTCTACGCGTAATTCTCTGGGACAGTATGTCAAGCTATGTGAAACAGTAAATGAAAAAGGTATTAAGGAATTAAATACCTACGATGTGCTAGGACGCCTAGATTCTTCTGTTCAGCTGAATTCTCTCGGAGAGAAGATGCGCGAACATCACATTCGCTACAACAAAAGTGGTCAAAAAGTTTTAGAGAAGCATCTCATTTTAGCAAATGGGCAGGAAGCGGGCAGTTATTTGATTCGTTGGAGCTACGATAGTAGCGGCCGACTCCTAGCCCTCTACGAAGCAGCTGGCTCCTCTCATCAAAAGGTCACCTATTATCAATACGACGAAAGTGGGCGTTTAATCGCTCTAATCAAGCCTGATGGCATTGCCCTCAATTATACCTATAATAGCAAGAACCTTTTAGCTTCTTTTAAAGCGAGTGATAGCTCATTCGCGTACGCCTATCACTATGATGGCCAACAACGCTTGGTCGCAGTGCACGACCTCATCCACGACATCGTTCAAACCAAACGTTATAATGCTTTCGACGAAGTCGTTGAAGAAAACTTGGGAACGGAGCACACGACGCTTCGCTATAACTATGACCTAGCTGGACGCAAAACTGAGATTGAATTGCCCGATGCATCACGCATTCTCTACCACTATGAGGGCTCTTATTTAAAATCGGTTGAACGCACTGATGCCGACCAAAACTCCGTTTACATCCATCACTACAACTACAGTCATCCTGCTGGAGCCATCAATAGCTGCGATTTAATTGCCGGTGTGGGATCGCTAAGTTACCGTCACGATGCACAAGGGCAATTGATCGCCATTGAATCTCCTTGGTGGTCGGAAACGATCACCGAATCCGATAGAGCAAATCGCTTAACAGCTCTCTCAATCGAAGATCCGCTGGGCTCTATCAATCACTCTTACGTCTATGCTGATGATAACCAGCTTCTTGAAGAGCAAGGAGAGGTCAATCACAGCTATCACTATGACTCTCTTTACAACCGCATAGCCCAAAATGGCCAAGCTTGGAAGGTTAATCCCCTCAACCAGTTAGTTGAAACTCCTTCCCATCAATTCCTCTACGACTCTAATGGCAATCTAGTTGGTAAGCACGGCTCGGGAAGGCCTTATGAATATACTTACGATGCCTTAAATCGCCTCACCTCCATCACCTGTCCGACTCAATTTTCCGTCCATTACCTCTACGATGCCTTCGACCGCTGTTTGAGTCAGGAAATTTACCTTTGGAATAGCCAAGAGGCAACCTGGAAAAAGGACCATGCGAGCTTTTTCATCTACGACGGTCATAAGGAAATCGGCAAACTCAACCATGCATATCAACTAACAGAGTTGCGCGTCCTTGGGCTCGGTAAAGGAGCCGAAATCAGCGCCGCCATCGCCATTGAAATCGGCGAAAGAGTCTTTGCCCCGATTCACGATCATCAAGGCTCGGTACGTTGCTTAGTTGATACCGCCACGGGAGCTGTAGCAGAATTTTACCGCTATTCTGCCTTTGGCATTGAAACCATCTTCGATTCTCTAGGAGAACGGTTAGAAGGCTCCGAGGTGGGCAATCCCTGGCGTTTTTCTAGTAAACGCATGGAAGAGCAAACGGGCCTCGTCTCTTTCGGCAAACGCTACTACGACCCGCAAATGGGAAGATGGCTCTCTCCAGATCCTCTCTTTTTCTACGATACGCCCAACCTCTATGCCTTCGTCAGGAACAACAGCATCAACCACTACGATCTCTATGGACTCTTTTCAATCGGTAACGTTTGGGATACAGCCATTAACTTTTTCTTCGATAGTTTCCATCATTTGCAAACCTCTGCTCATCACTTCAAAACCAGGCTCAATTCTGAACTTAAGCTGCCCGAACCTCTGGGTGCTGCTTTTGAAAGAATTGGCAGGCGTTTATTCGGCAGCACAACCTATGCTTTGATGGGCAATGATTATGAACGCACCGAAGTAGGCACTTACGGCAAAAAAGAGATGGGCGATAAAATCCGGGTGAGTTTCATCAACGGAATTTTAACCAGCCACAAAGACATGCTAGAAAATCTCGAGATTATTTCTGAGTCACACGGCGGCGTCAAGGTCCACTACATCTTCCGTCCAACCGAAGGGTGGACATGGGATATCAGCCGCGCCATGATAATTAAAATGGCTTTTGGTTTAGGTTTTAGATCGATTCACGCTCATCTTTTAGCAGCGCAGTGGCGCTCCCTCATTCATGAGATGGGAGGCATAGAAGGAGGCGGAACGATCATACACTATGCTCACAGTCTCGGAGGAACGGAAACAGATCGTGCTCGCGCATTATTGAGTCCCGAAGAGCAACGAATGATTCGCGTCGTCACCTTTGGATCGGCAACCATGGTCTGCAATCAAGGCTTCGAAAATGTCGTCAACTATGTAAGTGTCCATGATGGAGTTTGTAAGCTCGATCTATTTGGCAATATCCGCAACCTATTTGATCCCAGCAGCAATATTCGCTTCCAAGGAGACTTCTTATCCTGGCATTTATGCTCAACTCTCGGCATCAAAGATCACTTTCTCAGCGGTCCCACCTATGCCCCAATTATTCGACAGCTTGGAGAACAATTCTTAAGAGAATTTAGCCCATAGCCCTAATCCATCACAGGCAACTGTTTTGGAGTCAATCTCTACCCAGGCAAAATGCCTGGGTGAGCCTTGTTCTAAAAGCGACATTCATTCACTCTAACAGTTTAAATCCATTCTTCAATCTCTCATTACTTTTCGAACTCTTACTCACAATCTCACACTAGTCGCTCATCGCAATAGGTTATAGTTTCTAAACAGGTAATGCTCGATCAGGCGCCCTAACGACCTCTGACAATCCTTAATTGGAAGCTTGCAGCAACTAGCCAAAGATGCTTGTTGGGAATCAAAATCTTTACTCGAATGGATAGACACATATAAATCCTTCACTTGAATCAATATCGAAAAGAAGCCACTTTTGCATGCAAAATGCGCACAAAAAATGGCTTCCCTTAGCTAGGGAAACACCCCTTTTCCCTCGGGGAAATAGAGAATTTTACTTTTTTACGAATAAAGCCCTTGCAAAAAAAGGGCATATCCAATTACAATCTCATCTTCCTTTGCACTGGTAGCTCAATTGGATAGAGTACCCGGCTACGAACCGGGCGGTTAGAGGTTCGAATCCTCTCCGGTGCAATGTTTATTCAAGCTTTTCCATCAGGTCCATTTTCTACCAACGCTTATGTAGTTGCTTGTCCGATTACCAAGGAAGCAATCATAGTTGATCCTGCGCCAGAATCGGCCCAACCAATACAAAACTCCATTCACCACCACCACCTTACTTGCAAGGCAATTTTATTGACCCATTCTCATTGGGATCACATTGCTGACGTCCACTCTCTTAAAGAGTTTTACTCCATCCCCGTTTACATTCATCCCCTAGATGCTCCCAATTTAGAAAAGCCAGGTAGCGACGGACTTCCCTACTGGATTTCAATCAGAGGAGTAACACCTGATGTCTTCATCCAAGAGGAAACTCCCATCTCTGTCGGGGATTTAACTTTTCAAGTCATTCATACACCCGGGCATTCTCCTGGAAGCGTCTGCTTCTATGAAGCCAAAACAGCCACATTAATCGCTGGCGATACGTTATTCAAGGGAACCATCGGCAATCTCTCTTTTCCAACGAGCCAACCCCCTCTCATGTGGTCATCGCTCGATAAGCTAGCCAAACTCCCCCCAGAAACAAAGGTCTATCCTGGCCATGGACCAAGCACGACCATCGGAGCCGAATCGTGGTTGCCGAACGCCAAGCAATTATTTGAATAATAGACTTCTTTCGAAAGCTTTTGCTATGATAAACCTCTTATAATCTTTATAACCTAACATCTTGGATTTTCTTGGCTTTTAAACGCCATCGATCCAACACTTCACCTGAAAGGAGAATTCTCATGGGAGTTTTAGTAGGTAAGCCAGCACCTGATTTTAAAGCCAAAGCCGTTGTCAATGGACAAATCGTAAGCGATTTCTCTCTCTTGCACTTTAAAGGGCAGAATATTGTTCTTTTCTTTTATCCTTTAGACTTTACTTTTGTATGCCCAACAGAACTCCACGCCTTCCAAGAGAGGCTCGAAGAGTTTGAAAAAAGAAACGCCCAAGTCATCGGCTGCTCAATCGACAGCTGCTATACTCACTTAGCGTGGCTCAATACCCCTAAAAATAAAGGTGGTATCGAAGGAGTCGACTATCCGCTCATTTCCGATATCAACAAAACGATTGCCAAAGACTACGACGTCTTAATGCATCAAGAAGGCATAGCCTATCGCGGCCTCTTTTTAATCGACAAAGAAGGAATCGTACGCCATCAGGTCGTCAACGATCTCCCACTCGGTCGCTCGGTCGACGAAGCGATCCGCATTTTGGATGCTCTTCTTTACTTTGAAAATCATGGAGAGGTATGCCCCGCCAACTGGCAACAGGGTCAAAAAGCCTTTAAGCCTTCTTATGAAGGACTCGAAGACTATTTTGCAACCGTACCTGTTCAGCGCAGCCACCAATAAGAATCTTTTGTAGGCATGAATCAAGATTTACTTGATTCATGCCTCATCAATTTAACCGGGAGAATGTGCTGCCAAAGTAGCAACTCCCATCTGCTGCCCCATCAGACAACGCATTTCCAAACCGGCCTCCGTCGCCTCTAAAAGGTCTTGATCGAATTGAATCGCGCCTTTTGCAAACAGGAGAATCAAAGAAGAGCCCCCAAATTCAAAATAGCCTTTTTCAGCCCCTTTTGCCTGCTCTTTAAAGGGCTCATATGTTTGCCGAATACTTCCCACATTTGTGGCTCCAATCTCCAAATACAATACCTTGCCAAAGTGACTGGTTTGCAATTCACAGAGCGTACGCTTATTTTGCGTAAAGATATCGAGGTTATTTTTTATGGCCAGAGGATTGACCGAATAAAGCCATCCATTGATTAAATGGGATTGACCTGGAATGCAATCACATGGGAAGTGAAAGCGGTGATAATCAGACGGGCACAGGCGAACGATCGTCATGCCCCCCCCTTCATATTCTTTAGCCAGATTCTTATCCCCAAGCAAGGCGCCCAAGCAGAATTTTTTTCCTTTGACGATGAATCCATCAACCGCATCGATATCTTGATAGAAATAATAACGTCCATCGGCCGGCATCACGGCTACAGATGCTCCTGGAGTGATCGGCCTCGCCTCTGGCTTGAGCCGACGAATAAAAAAATCGTTAAAGGATTGAAAGTGGGAAATTGGCAAGAGAAACTCAGCCGTGTCAATATCGAAAGCTTTCACAAAAGGAGCGATTTTTTTGGCGCTGGACCGCCTTTTTTGTAAGGCCCCATAAAGAGAAGAAAACCAAGGCCACTTAGCTAGGAGAGGCAGCAGGGAAGGACGCAGCAGATGACTAATCCAACGATTTCCGTACAAGAGGCGAATAGCCTTCCCTTTATACACCTTTTCTACCTGTTTTTGACCGGTTAAACGATCAATATAAACAATGTCTGCCATATCACATCCATGGGTTAAGTCTAAAATCCCTTCTTGATTATCAAATACTCGCTTAAGCCTTTCCCATTGAGTTGATAATCAAATGGATGCATCAAAAGCGGATTTAGTATAACATAGGAGCTCCAGTTCTTTCAAGAACCCGATCCATTTTATTTTTTTTGATCATACTAATTTTTAAAGGCCGCATTATCGACATGGAATTCATTCACCAACCTTACTTTCCAGGAGAAACCATCGCCGCCATTGCTACCCCTCCGGGAGAGGGAGGAGTCGCGATCATACGCATCTCGGGTGACGATGCACTAGCAGTAGCTGCCCGCATTTTCTCTGGCCCTATTCTCACCTACCGCTCCCATACAGCGCATTTCGGACACATCTACAATGCGCAAGGGGAACATGTAGATGATGTATTGGTCTTGGTAATGCTTGGCAAACGCTCGTATACGGGTGAAAATACGGTCGAAATTCACTGCCACGGCGGCGGCCTCATTACGAGGCGAGTGCTGGAAGTCGTTCTGAACGCCGGTGCACGCGCCGCACTTCCTGGAGAATTTACCTTCAAGGCCTTCATGAACGGTAAAATGGACTTGGCTCAAGCGGAAGCTGTGCAAGAGTTGATCTGCGCCAAAAATGAAAAAGCTCTAGATGCAGCTGAAGGGCAATTAAAAGGTTCTTTATCGACGCGCGTGCTTGCCTTCCAGCACACCCTCACCCAAATTGCTGCCATCCTGGAGGCCTGGGTCGACTTTCCGGAAGAGGGGCTCGAATTTGCGACAATGGAAGAGTTGAATGAAGACCTAGAGCAGGTTGCAACCTCCATGGAAAAGCTCGTCAAGACCTTCCATGATGGGAAAATTTTACATGATGGTTTATCGCTTTGCCTGGTTGGCTGCCCAAACGTTGGTAAATCATCCTTGATGAATGCCTTGCTGGACAAAGACCGTGCCATCGTCTCCCCCATTCCAGGAACGACGCGCGACGTCTTAGAGGATCATCTGCGCTTGAATGGCCTGCACATCAAATTGAGCGATACGGCAGGCATCCGCGAAGCACACGAAAGCATTGAACAAGAGGGAATCAGGCGGTCCAAGCAGGCCATGCAACAGGCAGACTTGATCCTCCTCGTCTTGGATGCTCATAAAGGCTTAGAAGAAGAAGATCTACAGCTTCTAGCGCAAGTTCCTCAAAAGAAAACAATTGTCGTCTGGAATAAGATGGATCTCTCTCACCCAGCACTTCCCAAGCTAGATGTTCCTTATCTCGTTCACTTATCAGCCAAAGAGAGGGAAGGATTAGATCAGCTCCATGCGGCTATCGATACCATTATTTGGAGTAATGGCCCTCCATCTAAAGAGGAGATTTTAATCACCAATATCCGGCATAAAGAGGCCTTAGTAGAATCGATCGAAGCCATCAGACGCGTGCAAGAAGGCTTGCGCCTGGACGTATCGCCAGAATTTTTAACACTGGATATGCGCCAATCTTTAGGCGAGCTAGGCAAGATCATTGGAACGAATATTTCTGAAGATATTTTATCAGCCATCTTTTCTAAATTTTGTATCGGCAAATGACAAAGCAAGCAACCGCCAAGAAAATTCAAAAAATCTTGAATGAGATTTACCCCGAGCCTCCCATTCCCTTGCAGCATCGCGATAGCTATACGCTTCTGATAGCCGTCCTTCTATCTGCCCATTGCACAGATGCGCGCGTGAATAAGGTGACGCCAGTCCTCTTTGCCAAGGCCTCCACTCCCGAGGAAATGGTCAAATTGTCAGTCGAGGAAATTGAAAATATTATCCGCACCTGCGGACTCGGGCCTCGCAAGTCCAAAGCCATTTGGGAGCTCTCTCACATCCTCATCAATGAGCATCAGGGAAAGGTACCGGATAGTTTTGAAGCCTTAGAAGCACTTCCAGGAGTTGGGCATAAAACGGCATCGGTCGTTATGTCGCATGCGTTTAACAAGGCCGCCTTTCCAGTCGACACCCACATTCACAGATGCGCTAAAAGATGGGGATTGAGCAATGGCAAGAACGTAAAACAGACGGAAAAGGATCTCAAAGAGCTTTTCCCTAAAAAGGATTGGAATCGACTCCACCTCCAAATCATCTATTTTGGGCGTGAATACTGCCAAGCACGCAATCACACCCCCTCTCTCTGTCCCATTTGCTCGTGGGCTTCGAACAGTTAGACGTGCTTTAAAGCCACAGTAATCAAAGTTGCAAGGTCTATTTCGCCAGGCATTTCCTTGATCCCTTGCTTAATGGCTTTTTGCGCGGTCGTTTGATTGTAGCCTAAATTGATGAGGGCCATCATGGCATCTTGTACAGACTGAGATTTAGGGTCTGATGTCCATGCTGCCGCTTGATCGGCAACGTCCATCGAAACGATAGAAGGCAGCTTGTCTTTTAATTCGACGATGAGGCGCTCAGCCGTCTTTTTGCCGACACCTGGTACACGGCACAGTGTAGGAAGATCCTGACGCATGACGGCCAGCTGCAATTCAGAAAAAGCCAGATGGCCAATCAGGCTCAAAGCCATTTTAGGCCCAATCCCTGTCACATTCATCAAAACTTCGAAAATATCGCGCTCCTGGGTACTCAAAAATCCATAAAGCGCTTGTGAAAACTCCCGCACAACAAAAGAAGTATAAAATTGAACCGGCTCGCCACTCTGCGGCAGCTGTCCAAGCAAGCGACAAGGAATGAAAAGAAGATATCCGACACCCTGAACATCCACAACAGCCTGGGAAGGATTAGCAGAAACTAGAATTCCTTTGAGATAAGCAAACATAAACTAAATGATAACTCCGTTAGAGACTTGTAGCAAAGATCATAATAACGCGAAGATTATTTTGTAAACACCCTCTTAAATCTCATTTTCGATTAACTTAAAAGCAGGCACCTGGGCATGACAAATAGCTAAAGCCAAAGCATCGGCCGCATCTTCTGGCTCTGGAGGTTGCGACAAATTAAGCAAGCGTTGAACCATCCCCTGAACCTGATATTTGCTCGCCCGTCCAGTACCGACGACGGCCAATTTAGCCTGCGTCGGGGCATACTCAAAAACGGGAATACCGCGCTTTTTTCCAGCAATGATGGCCACTCCCCTTGCCATTCCAAGCTTGATCGCACTCTGGACATTTTTTTGCACAAACTGGGTCTCAATGACTAAAGCCGTTGGCTGATGGAGCTCAACCAGCTGCTCGATCCCCTCAAAAATGACTAAGTAACGATCTGATAACTTGTAATTGGCAGGAGGGCGAATGCAGCCATAATCGACAGGGAGGTAATGATGCCCTTCAATCCGAATCACCCCATAGCCAGTAACTCTCGTTCCGGGGTCGATCCCTAAAATAACCGGTGTTGATCGATGGCTCATGAAAATAGGTTGGGCTTAAATTTCTCTAATTTCATTCCAAATAAATCACACTTCTCATCGAGCGTTTTACTCTCGCCTAATGGAACATTTTCTGCCGCTTCAAAAACAGGAGAGCGGTTGACAGTTGATTTATCGACAAGCTCTTGCATCGATTGGAAAAGGCCATTTTGGGCCGAAGAAGAAGTCCCCATAAAGCTGCCCAAATTCGCAAGCAAACTCTGCATCTGATGATGCTTTTCTTCGAACTTTTTAAGTTCGCGGATGCGGTTTTCACTTTCTTGCCATTTGTCATACATGCGAAAGTATTTCTCTTCCCATTTCGTCACTTGGCTCTCTGTCCCCTTTAAAGCCTCATGCAGCTGATCTTGCAGCCTTTTCTCTTGCTTTTGGTAAATATCCATATTGGCTTGCAGCTGATTGATTTGACTCTTCAAGGCCTCAGAACTTTGAAGCGCATCATCCAAGCCAGCCTGCTGAGATTCCACTTTTTCGGTCAAAATGGCCGCTTCTTTGACTTTTTTAGCCAAATGCTGCTGAGCCACTTTCAGACGCGACTCACTCTCATCGAGCAGGCCACGCAACTCTTGAATATGAGCTTCTGCCACAGCCTTTTCTTGCATCAAAATCAGACATTGATCCCCTTTTTCCGCCATTTGTTGATCTTGCTCTTTTATAATCCCATCGAGCTGAATGACCTGCTGCTCGGCTTGAATGCGAATATCGATGGCCTCATCTAAATTCTCGGTTAGCCGGCACCATTCTTCTTTCAGCTGTTCGTAGCTATCCTGGATCTGCTGCTTTTCCTGATAGGCTTCTTCCAAATAAAGAGCCCTCTCTTTTAAGTCGCCATAGTGCTTTTCGCTCTCAATTAGCTGATTATCTTTGACCTGCAGTGCAGCTTCAATCTCTTTTTTGAGTCGTTCCAATTCGTGAATTTGCTCTTGGTAGGCAGCTAAATTAAACGCTTGATGCTCCGATTGAATGTGTAATTGCTTGAATTGGTACTCTAGATTAACCTT
Coding sequences within it:
- a CDS encoding MBL fold metallo-hydrolase translates to MFIQAFPSGPFSTNAYVVACPITKEAIIVDPAPESAQPIQNSIHHHHLTCKAILLTHSHWDHIADVHSLKEFYSIPVYIHPLDAPNLEKPGSDGLPYWISIRGVTPDVFIQEETPISVGDLTFQVIHTPGHSPGSVCFYEAKTATLIAGDTLFKGTIGNLSFPTSQPPLMWSSLDKLAKLPPETKVYPGHGPSTTIGAESWLPNAKQLFE
- the ruvC gene encoding crossover junction endodeoxyribonuclease RuvC, which gives rise to MSHRSTPVILGIDPGTRVTGYGVIRIEGHHYLPVDYGCIRPPANYKLSDRYLVIFEGIEQLVELHQPTALVIETQFVQKNVQSAIKLGMARGVAIIAGKKRGIPVFEYAPTQAKLAVVGTGRASKYQVQGMVQRLLNLSQPPEPEDAADALALAICHAQVPAFKLIENEI
- a CDS encoding peroxiredoxin encodes the protein MGVLVGKPAPDFKAKAVVNGQIVSDFSLLHFKGQNIVLFFYPLDFTFVCPTELHAFQERLEEFEKRNAQVIGCSIDSCYTHLAWLNTPKNKGGIEGVDYPLISDINKTIAKDYDVLMHQEGIAYRGLFLIDKEGIVRHQVVNDLPLGRSVDEAIRILDALLYFENHGEVCPANWQQGQKAFKPSYEGLEDYFATVPVQRSHQ
- the nth gene encoding endonuclease III, which gives rise to MTKQATAKKIQKILNEIYPEPPIPLQHRDSYTLLIAVLLSAHCTDARVNKVTPVLFAKASTPEEMVKLSVEEIENIIRTCGLGPRKSKAIWELSHILINEHQGKVPDSFEALEALPGVGHKTASVVMSHAFNKAAFPVDTHIHRCAKRWGLSNGKNVKQTEKDLKELFPKKDWNRLHLQIIYFGREYCQARNHTPSLCPICSWASNS
- a CDS encoding phosphatidylserine decarboxylase, whose translation is MADIVYIDRLTGQKQVEKVYKGKAIRLLYGNRWISHLLRPSLLPLLAKWPWFSSLYGALQKRRSSAKKIAPFVKAFDIDTAEFLLPISHFQSFNDFFIRRLKPEARPITPGASVAVMPADGRYYFYQDIDAVDGFIVKGKKFCLGALLGDKNLAKEYEGGGMTIVRLCPSDYHRFHFPCDCIPGQSHLINGWLYSVNPLAIKNNLDIFTQNKRTLCELQTSHFGKVLYLEIGATNVGSIRQTYEPFKEQAKGAEKGYFEFGGSSLILLFAKGAIQFDQDLLEATEAGLEMRCLMGQQMGVATLAAHSPG
- the ruvA gene encoding Holliday junction branch migration protein RuvA, whose translation is MFAYLKGILVSANPSQAVVDVQGVGYLLFIPCRLLGQLPQSGEPVQFYTSFVVREFSQALYGFLSTQERDIFEVLMNVTGIGPKMALSLIGHLAFSELQLAVMRQDLPTLCRVPGVGKKTAERLIVELKDKLPSIVSMDVADQAAAWTSDPKSQSVQDAMMALINLGYNQTTAQKAIKQGIKEMPGEIDLATLITVALKHV
- a CDS encoding RHS repeat domain-containing protein, whose product is MYKKAFRFILFVACLLTHFLAADSPSVTAPTPFVNSINVMTGKGEGIEPVGIQSEYYIQGTNLVGSRKIQLAKGDFRIGRIKSQTVVDSKQEPIYFFYEPGMTEIIDHPQRKSVYRYSPKHLLESVEQYEKQEGHYALYRSERFFWRTDLKAPLMTSRVLEDGKRQAIHCTQFSYDDQGQLIRETLYGNLSGSCPFPLIIESDGTPEFNGIENYATAYRYHPTEPDLLLSIREDNGITTTYQYEPKTKRCLAKLKGYANGLLSRAFYHYDEKGLLCRTVFDDGQGSTEDDLTGLTNRQIIHIQSCHTGAAFSQPLVTESLYLDLDSSQEVLLDRTVYAYSDEGAPLKKDFYDADENLRYSIHFNYNDQGQLVSTVDSRGEEVSAPETAFEDRFNDEGLRIASLDAYGNETTYEYDLFGRLIETKLPAVLDENDNPIQLTLHQSYNICDQVVEVEDTQGGITRTRHNSRSKPVYIQHPDGSSETLTYYLDGELKEKIDRKGVRTTISRDKTGRTTRVEEHAASGELLRALNYTYRGSAVSSLSNGAQFTIDFEYDGAGRQIRSFHKTADGIKRVEWSYDACGERIQTSEWFSPQSDGFVAKIEEKDAWQQTTATRLEDAYGNIQRRVENTQKPEALFTQELSTRNSLGQYVKLCETVNEKGIKELNTYDVLGRLDSSVQLNSLGEKMREHHIRYNKSGQKVLEKHLILANGQEAGSYLIRWSYDSSGRLLALYEAAGSSHQKVTYYQYDESGRLIALIKPDGIALNYTYNSKNLLASFKASDSSFAYAYHYDGQQRLVAVHDLIHDIVQTKRYNAFDEVVEENLGTEHTTLRYNYDLAGRKTEIELPDASRILYHYEGSYLKSVERTDADQNSVYIHHYNYSHPAGAINSCDLIAGVGSLSYRHDAQGQLIAIESPWWSETITESDRANRLTALSIEDPLGSINHSYVYADDNQLLEEQGEVNHSYHYDSLYNRIAQNGQAWKVNPLNQLVETPSHQFLYDSNGNLVGKHGSGRPYEYTYDALNRLTSITCPTQFSVHYLYDAFDRCLSQEIYLWNSQEATWKKDHASFFIYDGHKEIGKLNHAYQLTELRVLGLGKGAEISAAIAIEIGERVFAPIHDHQGSVRCLVDTATGAVAEFYRYSAFGIETIFDSLGERLEGSEVGNPWRFSSKRMEEQTGLVSFGKRYYDPQMGRWLSPDPLFFYDTPNLYAFVRNNSINHYDLYGLFSIGNVWDTAINFFFDSFHHLQTSAHHFKTRLNSELKLPEPLGAAFERIGRRLFGSTTYALMGNDYERTEVGTYGKKEMGDKIRVSFINGILTSHKDMLENLEIISESHGGVKVHYIFRPTEGWTWDISRAMIIKMAFGLGFRSIHAHLLAAQWRSLIHEMGGIEGGGTIIHYAHSLGGTETDRARALLSPEEQRMIRVVTFGSATMVCNQGFENVVNYVSVHDGVCKLDLFGNIRNLFDPSSNIRFQGDFLSWHLCSTLGIKDHFLSGPTYAPIIRQLGEQFLREFSP
- the mnmE gene encoding tRNA uridine-5-carboxymethylaminomethyl(34) synthesis GTPase MnmE; amino-acid sequence: MEFIHQPYFPGETIAAIATPPGEGGVAIIRISGDDALAVAARIFSGPILTYRSHTAHFGHIYNAQGEHVDDVLVLVMLGKRSYTGENTVEIHCHGGGLITRRVLEVVLNAGARAALPGEFTFKAFMNGKMDLAQAEAVQELICAKNEKALDAAEGQLKGSLSTRVLAFQHTLTQIAAILEAWVDFPEEGLEFATMEELNEDLEQVATSMEKLVKTFHDGKILHDGLSLCLVGCPNVGKSSLMNALLDKDRAIVSPIPGTTRDVLEDHLRLNGLHIKLSDTAGIREAHESIEQEGIRRSKQAMQQADLILLVLDAHKGLEEEDLQLLAQVPQKKTIVVWNKMDLSHPALPKLDVPYLVHLSAKEREGLDQLHAAIDTIIWSNGPPSKEEILITNIRHKEALVESIEAIRRVQEGLRLDVSPEFLTLDMRQSLGELGKIIGTNISEDILSAIFSKFCIGK